A section of the Pseudanabaena mucicola str. Chao 1806 genome encodes:
- a CDS encoding DMT family transporter: MPLHQVSGRSRLGLALSLLTVLLWGLLAIALKIVLKELDPFTVTWFRFTVSGILLGGYLALRHKLPTWQQLRKVSLPIFLVAVCGLTMNYVLFLIGVGKTSANNAQVITQIAPVIMGMASLVIFKEKYNYKQWGGVAILVCGLLLFSHDQLQSLITSFDTYIWGNALLILGAIVWAFYGLAQKQLLLNLPSASVLLCLYLSASTLLAPMAHPHRLLTLSALPLAALIFCALNTLIAYGAFAAALEHWEASRVSAVITLAPLVTLIASAILPNFVPQFLPPSPLSWLGYLGAIAVVLGSMVISLGANRQIQ, translated from the coding sequence ATGCCTCTACATCAAGTTTCTGGGCGATCGCGTTTAGGGTTGGCTCTATCACTGCTTACAGTTTTGCTCTGGGGATTGCTAGCGATCGCGCTCAAGATAGTCCTAAAGGAGCTAGATCCATTTACAGTTACTTGGTTTCGCTTTACGGTCTCAGGGATTTTGCTAGGGGGATACCTCGCTTTACGCCATAAATTACCAACGTGGCAACAACTACGCAAAGTTTCTCTACCCATTTTCTTAGTTGCCGTTTGTGGACTAACGATGAACTATGTTTTGTTCTTAATCGGGGTAGGCAAAACCTCCGCAAATAATGCTCAGGTTATTACCCAAATCGCACCTGTAATTATGGGGATGGCTTCCCTAGTCATTTTTAAGGAGAAATATAACTATAAACAATGGGGCGGTGTCGCGATTCTTGTTTGCGGTTTGTTGCTTTTTTCCCATGACCAATTGCAATCGCTCATTACCAGTTTTGATACCTATATTTGGGGCAATGCTCTGCTCATATTAGGGGCGATTGTATGGGCATTTTATGGACTCGCCCAAAAACAACTCTTACTGAATCTCCCCTCAGCCTCAGTATTGTTGTGCCTATATCTCAGTGCCTCTACCTTATTAGCACCAATGGCACATCCGCATAGACTCCTGACCCTTTCAGCATTACCTCTGGCAGCACTGATTTTTTGTGCTTTGAATACTTTAATTGCCTATGGTGCATTTGCGGCGGCGCTTGAACATTGGGAAGCATCACGGGTGAGTGCTGTGATTACCCTTGCGCCCCTTGTTACTTTAATCGCTTCAGCAATCTTACCCAATTTTGTACCGCAGTTCTTGCCACCTTCGCCTTTAAGCTGGCTAGGTTATCTTGGTGCGATCGCTGTTGTATTAGGCTCGATGGTGATTTCCCTTGGTGCAAACCGTCAAATTCAGTGA
- a CDS encoding transposase codes for MPKKKKTYTPTLTKRQILDGVFYQLKNGCNWADLPKDLPPYSTVYWHYKQWRASGVVREIMTALHQQVRAQAEKKPKLTTLIIVDSKATKNTCNASTESKVFCSYKATNGIKKNLGADALGLPFFTLCTKASLSLEAIYPQIMTKIRFKVAPKMSKQQKQALGISGFVVIPMRWVVERSNAWMDQCQNPPLLYLIYA; via the coding sequence TTGCCTAAGAAAAAGAAGACCTATACACCAACATTGACAAAACGACAAATATTAGATGGAGTATTTTATCAACTCAAAAATGGATGTAATTGGGCAGACTTACCCAAAGATTTACCCCCATACTCCACAGTATATTGGCACTACAAGCAATGGAGAGCATCAGGAGTAGTGAGAGAAATCATGACGGCACTACACCAGCAAGTAAGAGCACAAGCAGAAAAAAAGCCAAAGTTGACAACCTTAATCATCGTCGATTCCAAAGCAACCAAAAATACCTGTAACGCAAGCACTGAGTCAAAAGTTTTTTGCTCCTACAAAGCCACGAATGGGATCAAGAAAAATCTCGGCGCGGATGCTCTCGGTTTGCCATTCTTCACCCTTTGCACCAAGGCAAGTCTGTCTTTAGAAGCAATTTACCCGCAAATTATGACCAAGATTCGGTTTAAGGTGGCACCGAAAATGTCTAAGCAGCAGAAGCAGGCTTTGGGGATATCTGGTTTTGTGGTCATTCCGATGCGTTGGGTTGTCGAACGTTCTAATGCTTGGATGGATCAATGCCAGAATCCACCTTTGCTTTATCTGATTTATGCTTAA
- a CDS encoding YqiA/YcfP family alpha/beta fold hydrolase, with protein MNYLYLHGFASSPNSYKATYMQRRFTELGLTLHVPDLNLTDFSKVTLSDQLAYLDRTYLQNQEPIAVIGSSLGGFLAVLLAAQNSLVQKLVLFAPAFGFGDRITQNIGAENIAQWEQDGSREFYHYGLKRNVNLQFQFLVDAQKYSEAQLTRSLPILIFHGIHDEVVPASLSREFAKKRSQVILKLLNDDHALGSDLINIWQDTKQFLEIS; from the coding sequence ATGAACTATCTTTATTTGCATGGCTTTGCTTCTAGTCCCAATTCCTATAAAGCTACCTATATGCAGCGAAGGTTCACGGAATTAGGACTAACGTTGCATGTACCAGATCTGAATCTTACTGATTTCTCCAAAGTTACCCTTTCGGATCAGCTAGCTTACCTCGATCGCACCTATCTCCAAAACCAAGAACCGATCGCTGTAATTGGCTCGAGTCTCGGTGGATTTTTGGCTGTATTACTTGCGGCTCAAAATTCATTAGTACAGAAATTGGTCTTATTTGCTCCAGCTTTTGGCTTTGGCGATCGCATTACCCAAAACATCGGTGCAGAGAATATCGCGCAATGGGAGCAGGATGGCAGCCGCGAATTTTATCACTATGGCTTAAAACGTAATGTAAATTTACAATTTCAATTTTTAGTTGATGCTCAAAAATATTCAGAAGCACAACTCACGCGATCGCTACCGATTCTGATCTTTCACGGCATCCATGATGAGGTTGTACCTGCATCTCTAAGCAGAGAATTTGCCAAAAAGCGATCACAGGTAATCTTAAAATTACTCAATGATGATCATGCCCTTGGCAGTGATTTAATAAATATTTGGCAAGATACCAAACAATTCTTGGAAATCAGCTAG
- the cysE gene encoding serine O-acetyltransferase: MIKTLQADFKIIFDRDPAARNWLEVLLCYPGLHAIWLYRFAHWLNMLKLPVIPRMISQMARFFTGIEIHPGARIGKGAFIDHGMGVVIGETAIVGEYVLIYQGVTLGGTGKESGKRHPTLGDNVVIGAGAKVLGNIEIGSNSRIGAGSVVIKSVPPDCTVVGIPGRIVHRHGAKVSALDHSQVPDPEGDVIRSLIGRVEQLERSIELHSLHPVNNYIIDSELLKNVRPRHLVPSDHFDRHQEYEGFSEGGGI; the protein is encoded by the coding sequence ATCATCAAAACGCTGCAAGCCGACTTCAAGATCATTTTTGATCGCGATCCAGCCGCCCGTAATTGGCTAGAAGTCCTATTATGCTACCCAGGACTCCATGCTATATGGCTCTATCGCTTTGCCCATTGGCTAAATATGCTCAAGCTTCCTGTGATCCCTCGGATGATCTCACAGATGGCAAGGTTCTTTACAGGCATTGAGATTCATCCTGGGGCAAGAATTGGTAAGGGAGCATTTATTGACCACGGTATGGGCGTAGTAATCGGAGAAACAGCGATCGTTGGTGAATATGTTTTGATTTACCAAGGTGTTACCCTTGGCGGTACGGGTAAAGAATCAGGCAAGCGTCATCCTACCCTTGGCGATAATGTGGTTATTGGTGCAGGAGCTAAAGTCCTTGGCAATATTGAAATTGGTAGTAATTCACGGATTGGTGCTGGCTCGGTGGTCATCAAATCTGTGCCTCCTGATTGCACTGTAGTTGGTATTCCTGGTCGAATTGTGCATCGTCATGGTGCCAAGGTTTCGGCACTCGATCATAGTCAAGTTCCCGATCCTGAAGGTGATGTTATTCGTTCTCTGATTGGACGTGTGGAGCAACTAGAGAGAAGTATTGAGTTGCATAGTTTACATCCTGTCAATAACTACATTATTGATTCAGAGTTACTCAAGAATGTCCGCCCCCGTCATCTCGTACCTTCTGATCATTTTGACCGTCATCAAGAGTATGAAGGTTTTTCTGAAGGTGGCGGCATTTAG
- a CDS encoding type II toxin-antitoxin system RelE family toxin has protein sequence MTYIIIVTKSIQKDLDSLPNDIKTRLYSKISQLSENPRPDGVTKLKGYENEYRIRIGDYRVRYEILDKSRIRRNR, from the coding sequence ATGACTTACATAATTATCGTCACCAAGTCTATCCAAAAAGATTTAGACAGTCTTCCTAATGACATAAAAACGAGGCTTTACAGCAAAATATCACAACTATCCGAAAATCCACGTCCTGATGGAGTAACCAAGTTAAAAGGTTATGAAAATGAATATCGAATTAGAATCGGTGATTATCGGGTTCGTTATGAAATTCTCGATAAATCAAGAATCAGAAGAAATCGGTGA
- a CDS encoding type II toxin-antitoxin system RelE family toxin — MPYEIGFKPSALKELRKLDETARKVIISEIELLADDPRPDGCKKLKGEVNLYRIRVFSNYRVVYEIQDRILVVTVVKVAHRRDVYR, encoded by the coding sequence ATGCCTTACGAAATTGGCTTTAAGCCATCTGCTTTGAAAGAGCTTCGCAAACTTGATGAAACTGCTCGAAAAGTAATCATTTCAGAGATTGAGTTACTAGCAGATGATCCACGCCCTGATGGATGTAAGAAGTTAAAAGGGGAAGTCAATCTCTATAGAATTCGCGTTTTTAGTAACTATCGCGTTGTTTACGAAATACAGGATCGAATACTTGTGGTTACTGTGGTTAAAGTTGCTCATCGGAGAGATGTATATAGATAG
- a CDS encoding type II toxin-antitoxin system RelE/ParE family toxin: MRKLVVTSKFKRALKKFVNRNANLQQQVEKTLLQMTEDIFAPNLMSHRLKGEYEGLRACSCGYDCRIIFSIEKNKETNEEEIVLLNVGSHDEVY; this comes from the coding sequence ATGAGAAAGCTGGTTGTCACTTCTAAGTTCAAAAGGGCTTTGAAGAAGTTTGTCAATCGTAATGCTAATTTACAGCAACAAGTTGAGAAAACATTACTGCAAATGACGGAAGATATTTTTGCACCTAACTTAATGTCCCATCGTCTCAAGGGCGAATATGAAGGGTTGAGAGCTTGTTCTTGCGGTTACGATTGTCGGATCATTTTTTCGATTGAGAAAAACAAAGAAACTAATGAGGAGGAGATTGTACTTCTTAACGTTGGTTCTCATGATGAAGTTTATTAG
- a CDS encoding HNH endonuclease yields MSIPDAIRQIVRERAKFVCEYCHSPERLSASRFTLDHLIPVSLGGSDNVDNLALACRRCNERRYNFVEAIDPQTQEVVPIFNPRKQYWSENFVWINNGTEIKGITAVGRATCDRFDLNDLRYPQEDSIRATRLFWTQTGLHPPEDDICEV; encoded by the coding sequence ATGTCAATTCCTGATGCTATAAGGCAAATTGTCCGCGAACGGGCAAAATTTGTTTGTGAATATTGCCATTCACCAGAGCGACTTAGTGCTTCTCGATTTACTCTTGATCACCTGATTCCTGTATCGCTAGGAGGCTCGGATAATGTTGATAATCTTGCGCTTGCTTGCCGCCGTTGCAATGAGAGACGCTATAACTTTGTTGAAGCGATCGATCCCCAAACTCAGGAAGTCGTGCCAATTTTTAATCCTCGCAAGCAATACTGGTCAGAAAATTTTGTTTGGATAAATAACGGTACTGAAATTAAGGGGATTACGGCAGTCGGTCGAGCAACCTGCGATCGCTTCGATCTTAACGATCTGAGATATCCGCAAGAGGACTCGATCCGCGCTACGAGACTTTTTTGGACTCAAACAGGGTTGCATCCGCCAGAGGATGATATATGTGAGGTTTAA
- a CDS encoding DUF1902 domain-containing protein yields MTSHYKIEAFWDQEAQVWVAESPDILGLVTEADNLDRLTNKLKQMIPELIAANHHMVIDDQQKYRV; encoded by the coding sequence ATGACTAGTCATTACAAAATTGAGGCGTTTTGGGATCAAGAGGCTCAGGTCTGGGTTGCTGAAAGTCCAGATATTTTGGGCTTGGTGACGGAAGCTGATAACCTCGATCGCCTGACTAATAAACTTAAACAAATGATTCCCGAATTAATTGCTGCTAATCATCACATGGTTATTGATGATCAACAAAAATATCGCGTTTGA
- a CDS encoding DUF2283 domain-containing protein encodes MKTRYFADTDTLYIVFSQKAPAETRDLDENTLLDLDEDGQLCSMTIEHAKEMVGIPEIDYQQVAA; translated from the coding sequence ATGAAAACCAGATATTTTGCGGATACTGACACTCTGTATATCGTCTTTTCTCAAAAAGCACCTGCGGAAACACGGGATTTAGATGAGAATACTTTGTTGGATTTAGATGAGGATGGTCAGCTTTGCAGTATGACAATTGAACACGCTAAAGAAATGGTGGGTATTCCAGAGATTGATTATCAACAGGTTGCTGCTTAG
- a CDS encoding AbrB/MazE/SpoVT family DNA-binding domain-containing protein — protein sequence MTEVILDIKTWGNNLGVRLPAAIARAAHLHVNQRVKLSVVDNQVLITPVDEPLTLEQRLAKFDPARHGGEVMATSQRLGAEQW from the coding sequence ATGACTGAAGTAATCCTTGACATCAAAACATGGGGCAATAACTTAGGAGTCCGACTTCCCGCCGCGATCGCTCGTGCTGCCCATCTCCACGTCAACCAAAGAGTCAAACTATCTGTTGTCGATAATCAAGTCCTGATTACACCTGTAGACGAGCCATTAACCCTTGAACAAAGACTAGCTAAATTTGATCCAGCCCGACATGGTGGCGAAGTGATGGCAACATCTCAAAGGCTCGGCGCAGAGCAATGGTAA
- a CDS encoding type II toxin-antitoxin system PemK/MazF family toxin, whose product MVKKLWIPDRQDIIWIDCNLQVGQEMKDVHPFLVLSPRIFNDKTAIVIGLPMTTAAYNADNPFAISVGKVAGRKASKTSYVLCHQPKSFDWRLRGAKPHPLGKLNSELFAQVCDRLNQIIQL is encoded by the coding sequence ATGGTAAAAAAGCTATGGATACCCGATCGCCAAGACATTATCTGGATCGACTGCAATCTACAGGTTGGACAGGAAATGAAAGACGTTCATCCTTTTCTAGTACTATCACCACGCATTTTTAATGACAAAACAGCGATCGTAATTGGTTTACCGATGACAACAGCCGCATACAATGCCGACAACCCTTTTGCAATCTCCGTCGGAAAAGTCGCAGGACGTAAAGCCAGTAAAACTAGTTATGTTCTCTGTCATCAGCCCAAATCCTTTGATTGGCGATTACGCGGGGCAAAACCTCATCCTCTGGGCAAGCTGAACAGTGAATTATTTGCTCAAGTGTGCGATCGCCTTAATCAAATAATCCAGTTGTAA
- a CDS encoding toxin-antitoxin system TumE family protein has protein sequence MIEAYFIEIEQTIREFPNMDENQVMIFRYDNAPHHAEVSTFPHHKHEGDDIKESPEIILCQVLLEISQRQR, from the coding sequence ATGATTGAGGCTTATTTTATCGAGATTGAGCAAACGATTCGAGAATTTCCAAATATGGATGAAAATCAAGTCATGATTTTTCGCTATGATAACGCTCCCCACCATGCTGAAGTTTCTACTTTTCCCCATCATAAGCATGAAGGCGATGATATTAAAGAATCTCCTGAAATTATTCTGTGTCAGGTGCTTTTAGAGATTTCTCAAAGACAGAGATAA
- a CDS encoding XisI protein — MDKLINYRQIIKNILTEHDHLANRSARKKYQTCLIFDEVHDHYLWKSIDWVNQKRINNTHVHVRIKNEKVYIEEDWTEDGIANELLTEGIPKSDIVLAFHDPETRKLTEFAVA; from the coding sequence ATGGACAAGCTAATTAACTATCGTCAAATCATTAAAAATATATTAACTGAGCATGATCATCTTGCTAATCGCTCGGCTAGAAAAAAATATCAAACCTGCTTGATTTTTGATGAAGTCCATGATCATTATCTATGGAAGTCGATAGATTGGGTTAATCAGAAAAGAATTAATAATACTCATGTTCACGTTCGCATTAAAAATGAGAAAGTTTATATTGAAGAGGATTGGACTGAGGATGGTATTGCTAATGAGTTGTTAACGGAAGGTATCCCTAAGTCTGATATTGTTTTGGCTTTTCATGACCCTGAGACTCGGAAGTTAACTGAGTTTGCAGTGGCTTAG
- a CDS encoding type II toxin-antitoxin system RelE family toxin, translating to MLKVNLSRQAAKRLKKLSEKHAKQVATKITELISNPYPQDSLKLKGYPYHRADIGEYRIVYFVEEQTLEILLIEKRNDDEVYKQLKRII from the coding sequence ATGCTTAAAGTTAACCTGTCTCGACAAGCTGCTAAACGCTTAAAAAAGCTTTCAGAAAAGCACGCCAAACAAGTTGCAACCAAAATTACCGAATTAATCTCAAATCCTTACCCTCAAGATTCTCTAAAGTTAAAAGGTTATCCCTATCACAGAGCCGATATTGGTGAATATCGGATAGTTTATTTTGTGGAAGAGCAAACACTAGAAATCTTATTAATTGAGAAACGGAACGATGATGAAGTCTATAAACAACTAAAAAGAATAATATAG
- a CDS encoding type II toxin-antitoxin system Phd/YefM family antitoxin translates to MKTLGASEAKNRFGELLDLARREPVQIAKKGRIVAIMMSVEEFERFLDLENQFLALKADQAKQEGFIGITESEALLSEILNA, encoded by the coding sequence ATGAAAACATTAGGTGCATCAGAAGCTAAAAACCGCTTTGGCGAACTATTAGACTTAGCTCGTAGAGAACCAGTGCAAATAGCCAAAAAAGGGCGTATTGTCGCCATTATGATGTCGGTTGAAGAATTTGAAAGATTTTTGGATTTAGAAAATCAATTTTTGGCTCTAAAAGCAGATCAAGCCAAACAAGAAGGTTTCATCGGCATTACAGAAAGCGAGGCTTTATTGTCAGAGATTCTAAATGCTTAA
- a CDS encoding Uma2 family endonuclease yields MKWEEVCENRQLQDLPFKIELNKWGQIVMSPVKIKHSFHQGRIQRLLESLLNNGEVMPECAIDTTDGVKVADVVWCSEARFDKIQDEVSASIAPEICIEVKSIGNTLGEMEFKKKLYFEAQALEVWLCNEQGRIRFYNEQGELEQSLLVPDFPKQIKR; encoded by the coding sequence ATGAAATGGGAAGAAGTTTGTGAGAATAGACAGCTACAAGATTTACCCTTCAAAATTGAGCTAAATAAGTGGGGGCAAATCGTCATGAGTCCAGTCAAAATCAAACATTCTTTTCATCAAGGGAGAATCCAACGTCTATTGGAATCTTTATTAAACAATGGAGAAGTAATGCCAGAATGTGCGATCGACACAACAGATGGAGTTAAGGTTGCTGATGTTGTCTGGTGTTCGGAAGCAAGATTTGACAAAATCCAAGATGAAGTGTCAGCCTCTATTGCCCCAGAAATTTGTATAGAAGTTAAATCTATCGGCAACACTTTGGGTGAAATGGAATTTAAGAAGAAGTTGTATTTTGAAGCTCAAGCTCTTGAAGTGTGGTTGTGTAATGAACAAGGTAGAATAAGATTTTATAATGAGCAAGGGGAACTAGAGCAATCATTGCTAGTCCCTGATTTTCCGAAGCAAATTAAACGATAA
- a CDS encoding YgiT-type zinc finger protein yields MYGYQCEYCEGTVQPRTIKQQVFKHRDGFVILENVTIGVCDNCRNRYYSADILHAVHAVATGKSSPERIEQIPVTHLKSA; encoded by the coding sequence ATGTATGGATATCAATGCGAGTATTGTGAAGGAACAGTTCAACCTCGAACCATTAAACAGCAGGTTTTCAAACATAGAGATGGATTTGTCATCCTCGAAAATGTAACCATTGGTGTTTGTGATAATTGCCGTAATCGCTACTATTCAGCCGATATTCTTCATGCTGTCCATGCCGTTGCAACTGGCAAAAGCTCTCCTGAGAGAATTGAGCAAATTCCAGTCACTCACCTAAAATCAGCTTAA
- a CDS encoding DUF4258 domain-containing protein, giving the protein MLLLTRVAIATKQVPPNDIYCIREKIRLRQYDMTAHAMEEMAEDLLTILDIEEAVLSGRIIRVEKDDPRGTKYVVAGTALDQQTPVGVVGRFLSNGRYLIITVYEITELEV; this is encoded by the coding sequence TTGCTATTATTAACTAGAGTAGCGATCGCAACTAAACAAGTGCCACCAAACGACATTTACTGCATCAGAGAAAAGATTCGTCTCCGTCAGTATGATATGACCGCCCATGCAATGGAAGAAATGGCAGAAGATCTGCTAACTATTTTAGACATTGAGGAAGCAGTTTTGAGTGGTCGTATTATTCGAGTAGAAAAAGATGATCCGAGAGGCACAAAATATGTCGTAGCTGGAACTGCACTAGATCAACAAACGCCAGTTGGCGTGGTTGGACGTTTTCTTAGCAACGGACGCTATCTAATCATCACAGTTTATGAAATTACTGAACTTGAGGTCTAA
- a CDS encoding type II toxin-antitoxin system RelE family toxin, whose protein sequence is MQVEFRKTFKQDLKNLKDSKVLKRIQKVVEEVELANGLSDIRNIKLLQGHEDFYRIRVGDYRIGLFVERETIAFVRVLHRKEVYRYFP, encoded by the coding sequence ATGCAGGTTGAGTTTCGTAAGACTTTTAAGCAAGATTTAAAAAACCTCAAAGATAGTAAAGTTCTGAAACGTATTCAAAAAGTCGTTGAAGAAGTTGAATTAGCGAATGGCTTGTCAGATATACGCAATATCAAATTGCTTCAGGGACATGAAGATTTTTACCGAATCCGCGTGGGTGATTATCGTATTGGATTATTTGTAGAGAGGGAAACTATAGCTTTTGTTCGAGTTTTACATCGTAAGGAAGTTTATCGTTATTTTCCTTAA
- a CDS encoding XisI protein, which translates to MDRLDKYRDVIKKILTEYHSWATNSNIRERESCLVFDEVHDQYFWFLMGWQDKRKYRNIQVHIRIKNQKIYIEDDWTEEGIANELLREDIPKSDIVLAFHDPETRKLTEFAVA; encoded by the coding sequence ATGGATAGATTAGACAAGTATCGTGATGTTATCAAAAAGATTTTGACTGAATATCATAGCTGGGCTACTAACTCTAATATTAGAGAGAGAGAGAGTTGTCTAGTTTTTGATGAGGTTCACGATCAATATTTTTGGTTTTTAATGGGTTGGCAAGACAAGAGAAAATATAGAAATATTCAGGTGCATATCCGTATTAAAAATCAAAAAATTTATATTGAGGATGATTGGACTGAGGAGGGAATTGCTAATGAGTTGTTAAGGGAAGATATTCCTAAGTCTGATATTGTTTTGGCTTTTCATGATCCTGAGACTCGGAAGTTAACTGAGTTTGCAGTGGCATAG